In one window of Dyella thiooxydans DNA:
- a CDS encoding alkene reductase has translation MTDRPADVSVLFQPITVGDLKLPNRIVMAPLTRNRAGEGNTVGALQATYYSQRASAGLIIAEATQVVPEGQGYIATPGIHSDAQVASWKEVTDAVHAAGGRIVLQLWHVGRISHTSLQPGGQAPVAPSAIRADAKVFTAEGFSDVSEPRALELAEIPALIDSYRVAARRAIEAGFDGVEVHGANGYLIDQFLRDKTNRRTDAYGGSIENRTRLLFEVCETVAKEIGAGRTGVRLSPLTPFGDIADSDPQALFNRAVERLATLDLAFIHVIEGETGGNRAPQPFDYAAMRRPFKGAWIVNNGYDRAMAIDAVASGKADLVAFGRAFIANPDLPHRLREDAPLNPLDGNTLYGGGAKGYTDYPALA, from the coding sequence ATGACCGACCGTCCGGCCGACGTTTCCGTGTTGTTCCAGCCGATCACCGTCGGCGACCTGAAGCTGCCCAACCGCATCGTGATGGCGCCGCTCACCCGCAACCGCGCGGGCGAGGGCAACACCGTGGGCGCGCTGCAGGCCACCTACTACAGCCAGCGCGCCAGCGCCGGCCTGATCATCGCCGAGGCCACCCAGGTGGTGCCCGAGGGCCAAGGCTACATCGCCACCCCCGGCATCCATTCGGACGCCCAGGTGGCCAGCTGGAAGGAAGTGACCGACGCGGTGCACGCGGCCGGCGGCCGCATCGTGCTGCAGCTGTGGCACGTGGGGCGCATCTCGCACACCTCGCTGCAGCCCGGCGGCCAGGCGCCGGTGGCGCCGTCGGCGATCCGCGCCGACGCCAAGGTGTTCACCGCCGAGGGTTTCAGCGACGTCTCCGAACCTCGCGCGCTGGAGCTGGCGGAGATCCCCGCGCTGATCGACAGCTATCGCGTGGCCGCGCGCCGCGCGATCGAGGCGGGCTTCGACGGCGTCGAGGTGCACGGCGCCAACGGCTACCTGATCGATCAGTTCCTGCGCGACAAGACCAACCGGCGCACCGACGCCTACGGCGGCAGCATCGAGAACCGCACGCGCCTGCTGTTCGAGGTGTGCGAGACGGTGGCGAAGGAGATCGGCGCCGGCCGCACCGGCGTGCGCCTGTCGCCGCTGACCCCGTTCGGCGACATCGCCGACAGCGACCCCCAGGCGTTGTTCAACCGCGCGGTGGAGCGGCTGGCCACGCTGGACCTGGCCTTCATCCACGTGATCGAGGGCGAAACCGGCGGCAACCGCGCGCCGCAGCCGTTCGACTACGCCGCGATGCGCAGGCCGTTCAAAGGCGCGTGGATCGTCAACAACGGCTACGACCGCGCCATGGCGATCGATGCGGTGGCCAGCGGCAAGGCCGACCTGGTGGCGTTCGGCCGCGCCTTCATCGCCAATCCGGACCTGCCGCACCGGCTGCGCGAAGACGCGCCGCTGAACCCGCTGGACGGCAATACGCTGTATGGCGGTGGTGCCAAGGGCTATACCGACTATCCCGCGCTGGCGTGA
- a CDS encoding FAD-binding domain-containing protein, translating into MTPDDFPPTREAALARLAAVRPADYARSRNALEGAVTRLSPYLTHGVLTLPEAHAGIADRHRLDPQHKLVYEFGWREYFQHVWQQRGEAIFASLHPGPLPDAAYASALPQDIREGHTGVPAIDRAVAALYATGYLHNHARMWLASYVVHLRKVRWRAGADWLYGHLLDGDLASNHLSWQWVAGTGSHKPYLFNAANVAKYAPRDWHSTGTAIDCSYEALDRIARDPAAVAAEARGDARGEREPPLLDGPPAAHGYVAPDPAAVHGRDVWLVHPWSLGAAPADLPGDTLRVAVAIADWHRRWPWSARRWSFVAERQRALASLLWLAPAPALVAALAGARDVHAVDDPHLRQALGPAAEAIRWRPAPRLFAPVATTCASFSQWWRRTRLAG; encoded by the coding sequence ATGACTCCCGACGACTTCCCGCCCACCCGCGAGGCCGCCCTCGCCCGCCTTGCCGCGGTGCGTCCGGCCGACTACGCACGGAGCCGCAACGCGCTGGAAGGCGCGGTCACGCGGCTGTCGCCGTACCTCACCCATGGCGTGCTCACGCTGCCGGAAGCCCACGCCGGGATCGCCGACCGCCATCGGCTGGATCCGCAGCACAAGCTGGTCTACGAGTTCGGCTGGCGCGAGTACTTCCAGCACGTGTGGCAGCAACGCGGCGAGGCGATCTTCGCTTCGCTGCACCCCGGGCCGCTGCCCGACGCCGCGTATGCCAGCGCCCTGCCGCAGGACATCCGCGAAGGCCACACCGGGGTGCCGGCGATCGACCGCGCGGTGGCCGCGCTGTACGCCACCGGCTACCTGCACAACCACGCCCGCATGTGGCTGGCCAGCTACGTGGTGCACCTGCGCAAGGTGCGCTGGCGCGCCGGCGCGGACTGGCTCTACGGGCACCTGCTCGATGGCGACCTGGCCAGCAACCACCTGAGCTGGCAGTGGGTGGCCGGCACCGGCAGCCACAAGCCGTACCTGTTCAACGCGGCCAACGTGGCGAAGTACGCCCCGCGCGACTGGCACAGCACCGGCACCGCCATCGACTGCAGCTACGAGGCGCTGGACCGGATCGCCCGCGACCCGGCAGCCGTGGCCGCGGAGGCCCGCGGCGATGCGCGGGGCGAGCGCGAACCACCGCTTCTCGACGGCCCGCCCGCCGCACACGGCTACGTCGCGCCGGATCCCGCCGCGGTGCACGGGCGCGACGTGTGGCTGGTGCATCCCTGGTCGCTGGGCGCGGCACCGGCGGACCTGCCCGGGGACACCCTCCGCGTGGCCGTGGCGATCGCCGACTGGCATCGGCGGTGGCCGTGGTCGGCGCGACGCTGGTCGTTCGTCGCCGAACGGCAGCGCGCGCTGGCGTCGCTGCTCTGGCTGGCTCCCGCTCCGGCTCTGGTCGCCGCGCTGGCTGGCGCGCGAGACGTGCATGCCGTCGACGATCCGCACCTGCGCCAGGCGCTCGGCCCGGCCGCCGAGGCGATCCGCTGGCGCCCCGCGCCCCGCCTGTTCGCGCCGGTGGCGACCACCTGCGCCAGCTTCTCGCAGTGGTGGCGACGCACCCGGCTGGCCGGCTGA
- a CDS encoding cryptochrome/deoxyribodipyrimidine photo-lyase family protein, producing the protein MSQRSLVWFKRDLRLRDHAPLATAAQADAAAAIYLIEPDWLASPEGSSAHVAFALEGLAQLRRALAARGLPLLVEVGEACSVFERLRARFPFDELLSHEETGSGWSYRRDQVVAAWCRRHSVAWTEFPQTGAVRGLRSRDGWARRWQARMDAPQVPSPTGFRGEACLEPQDLPDLARLGLEPHGKQLQMAGEATAEATLASFLAHRGHDYLKSISSPLRAERGGSRLSPYLAFGMLSMRQVHQATVAAIATREDTGVRRALRGFAGRLRWHCHFVQKLESQPSLEFRNLARATDGLREGEFDRARFEAWCAGATGYPMVDACMRSLRATGWLNFRMRAMLVSFAAYHLWLHWREPGLFLARQFLDYEAGIHWSQMQMQSGTTGINTLRMYSPTKQARDHDPDGRFIRRWVPELARVPLPLLAEPWRMEPSQQRAAGCVIGRDYPAPLVEEKAALTHARDRLYAARRDPLARREADAIQARHGSRRSGLPPTTRRHRTSVPSPQADLFE; encoded by the coding sequence ATGTCTCAACGCTCCCTTGTCTGGTTCAAGCGCGACCTGCGCCTGCGTGACCACGCCCCGCTGGCTACGGCGGCACAGGCCGACGCGGCCGCGGCGATCTACCTGATCGAGCCGGACTGGCTGGCCAGCCCGGAGGGCTCGTCCGCCCACGTCGCGTTCGCACTGGAGGGCCTGGCACAACTGCGACGGGCGCTCGCCGCCCGCGGCCTGCCGTTGCTGGTCGAGGTGGGCGAGGCGTGCAGCGTGTTCGAGCGGCTGCGCGCGCGGTTCCCCTTCGACGAGCTGCTCAGCCACGAGGAAACCGGCTCCGGCTGGAGCTACCGCCGCGACCAGGTCGTGGCCGCCTGGTGCCGTCGCCATAGCGTGGCTTGGACGGAGTTCCCCCAGACCGGCGCGGTGCGCGGCCTGCGCTCGCGCGATGGCTGGGCCCGGCGCTGGCAGGCACGAATGGACGCCCCGCAGGTGCCCTCGCCCACGGGCTTCCGCGGCGAAGCGTGTCTCGAGCCGCAGGATCTTCCCGACCTCGCCCGGCTGGGCCTCGAACCGCACGGCAAGCAGCTGCAGATGGCCGGCGAGGCCACGGCCGAAGCAACGCTCGCGAGCTTCCTGGCCCACCGCGGCCACGACTACCTCAAGTCGATCTCCAGTCCCCTGCGCGCCGAGCGCGGCGGCAGCCGGCTCAGCCCCTACCTCGCCTTCGGCATGCTGTCGATGCGCCAGGTGCACCAGGCTACCGTGGCGGCCATCGCAACCCGGGAAGACACCGGCGTGCGCCGCGCCCTGCGCGGTTTCGCCGGGCGGCTGCGCTGGCACTGCCACTTCGTGCAGAAGCTGGAGAGCCAGCCCTCGCTGGAGTTCCGCAACCTGGCCCGGGCGACCGACGGCCTGCGCGAGGGCGAATTCGACCGCGCGCGCTTCGAGGCGTGGTGCGCCGGCGCCACCGGCTATCCGATGGTCGACGCCTGCATGCGCTCGCTGCGCGCCACCGGCTGGCTCAACTTCCGCATGCGGGCGATGCTGGTGAGTTTCGCCGCCTACCACCTGTGGCTGCACTGGCGCGAACCGGGGCTGTTCCTGGCGCGCCAGTTCCTCGATTACGAGGCCGGCATCCACTGGAGCCAGATGCAGATGCAGAGCGGGACCACCGGCATCAACACGCTGCGCATGTACTCGCCGACCAAGCAGGCGCGCGACCACGATCCGGACGGCCGCTTCATCCGCCGCTGGGTGCCGGAGCTGGCGCGCGTGCCGCTGCCGCTGCTGGCCGAGCCGTGGCGGATGGAGCCGTCGCAGCAGCGCGCCGCCGGTTGCGTGATCGGCCGCGACTATCCAGCCCCGCTGGTCGAGGAAAAGGCCGCGCTGACCCACGCGCGCGACCGGCTGTACGCGGCGCGACGCGATCCGCTGGCACGCCGCGAGGCCGATGCAATCCAGGCCCGCCACGGCTCGCGCCGCAGCGGGCTGCCGCCCACCACCCGACGTCACCGCACCTCGGTGCCGTCGCCCCAGGCCGACCTGTTCGAATGA
- a CDS encoding xanthine dehydrogenase family protein molybdopterin-binding subunit has protein sequence MIRLSRRRFLQVLAGATGALVVGIPLVDAADAPVPTGWLGDQIYGLGAYVRVDADGSVLIGARDPETGTGAATALARIIADEMDADWSSVRVIALGPDTTQVGGKTRFVYGHQLGGTGTSVPSAWNDLRPAGALARWLLLQAAARQLGVPADQLRCEAGHVISGDGRRLGYGQLAAAAAKIDPPKAPVPLKTPDRFTLIGKGAGDANARAVVTGQARFGIDHASDDALVAVMAHCPWPDGSLDRIDTAKALAIKGVQKILRLAPEKDQPLGTTPRCVAVAVVAENTWAALRGRAALELKWKPGASAGESTAAIEQQAQTLLAGDGAPALRMRNDGDVDAASKKAARRIEATYVQPWLAHATAEPMNCFARIDKDRAELVIPTQAPQQALAVVQRLTGLSPAQITIRVPRVGGGYGRRLDHDYVAEAVMLGKMLDKPVRLLWTREDDLAHDFYRSGSVHAMQAIIGRRRQLLAWNHRFATAPALAGRGVPDDRLGIAEANPGHLPAGLVPNFRLDWYALQATTPRGPMRGMPDTAQAFAVESFIDEIAHVMRENPLDTRLRVIGEPRQLPLPGGGALDTGRLANVLKLAAERIDWATWLHTVNGLGIAAWYMDGAYVAHAVEASMQGEQLTIERAVCVADIGRAINPTGLEGQLAGATLDAFGQALNQAITIRDGQVQQRDWSAYGLAGMAQLPDAVEVVVIADNDRPPAGASFLAMPTAAPALANAVFRATAVRVRRLPLMKELLRLL, from the coding sequence ATGATCCGGCTGTCACGTCGCCGCTTCCTGCAGGTACTGGCCGGCGCCACGGGAGCGCTGGTGGTGGGCATTCCCCTGGTCGATGCCGCCGATGCACCGGTACCCACCGGCTGGCTCGGCGACCAGATCTACGGTCTCGGTGCCTACGTGCGCGTGGACGCCGATGGCAGCGTGCTGATCGGCGCGCGCGACCCGGAAACCGGCACCGGTGCCGCGACCGCGCTGGCCCGCATCATCGCCGACGAGATGGATGCCGACTGGTCCAGCGTGAGGGTGATCGCCCTGGGGCCGGACACGACCCAGGTTGGCGGCAAGACCCGTTTCGTCTACGGCCACCAGCTCGGCGGCACCGGCACCTCGGTACCGTCGGCATGGAACGATCTGCGCCCGGCGGGTGCACTGGCCCGCTGGCTGCTGCTGCAGGCGGCGGCACGCCAGCTCGGCGTGCCGGCCGACCAGCTCCGCTGCGAGGCCGGCCACGTGATCAGCGGCGATGGCCGCCGCCTCGGCTACGGCCAGCTCGCCGCGGCAGCCGCGAAGATCGATCCGCCCAAGGCACCGGTGCCGCTGAAGACGCCCGACCGCTTCACCCTGATCGGCAAGGGCGCCGGTGACGCCAATGCCCGCGCGGTAGTCACCGGGCAGGCCCGCTTCGGCATCGACCACGCCAGCGACGACGCCCTGGTGGCCGTGATGGCGCACTGCCCGTGGCCGGATGGCAGCCTCGACCGGATCGATACGGCCAAGGCACTGGCGATCAAGGGCGTGCAGAAGATCCTGCGTCTGGCCCCGGAAAAAGATCAGCCCCTTGGCACCACGCCGCGCTGTGTCGCCGTCGCGGTGGTGGCGGAAAACACCTGGGCGGCACTGCGTGGTCGCGCCGCACTCGAACTGAAATGGAAGCCCGGCGCATCCGCGGGCGAGTCCACCGCTGCCATCGAGCAGCAGGCGCAGACCCTGCTCGCCGGTGACGGCGCGCCTGCCCTGCGCATGCGCAACGACGGCGATGTCGACGCCGCCAGCAAGAAGGCCGCCCGTCGCATCGAGGCCACCTACGTTCAGCCGTGGCTGGCGCATGCCACGGCCGAGCCGATGAACTGTTTCGCGCGGATCGACAAGGATCGCGCCGAGCTGGTCATCCCGACCCAGGCACCGCAGCAGGCGCTGGCCGTGGTGCAGCGGCTCACCGGCCTGTCGCCCGCGCAGATCACCATCCGCGTGCCGCGTGTCGGCGGTGGCTACGGCCGCCGGCTCGACCACGATTACGTGGCCGAGGCGGTGATGCTGGGCAAGATGCTGGACAAGCCGGTGCGGCTGCTGTGGACGCGCGAGGACGATCTCGCGCACGACTTCTACCGCTCCGGCAGCGTGCATGCGATGCAGGCGATCATCGGCCGCAGGCGCCAGCTGCTGGCCTGGAACCATCGCTTCGCCACCGCACCGGCACTGGCCGGCCGTGGCGTGCCGGACGACCGGCTGGGGATCGCCGAAGCCAACCCGGGCCACCTCCCGGCCGGCCTGGTGCCGAACTTCCGGCTGGACTGGTACGCACTGCAGGCCACCACGCCGCGCGGCCCCATGCGCGGCATGCCCGATACGGCACAGGCCTTCGCCGTGGAAAGCTTCATCGACGAGATCGCCCACGTGATGCGCGAAAACCCGCTGGATACCCGCCTGCGGGTGATCGGCGAGCCGCGCCAGCTGCCGCTGCCCGGCGGCGGTGCGCTGGACACCGGCCGGCTGGCCAACGTGCTTAAACTGGCCGCCGAACGCATCGACTGGGCGACCTGGCTGCATACCGTCAACGGCCTGGGCATTGCCGCCTGGTACATGGACGGCGCCTATGTCGCACACGCGGTGGAAGCTTCGATGCAGGGCGAGCAGCTCACCATCGAGCGCGCAGTCTGCGTGGCCGACATCGGTCGCGCGATCAACCCCACCGGGCTGGAAGGCCAGCTTGCCGGCGCCACGCTGGACGCATTCGGCCAGGCACTGAACCAGGCGATAACCATCAGGGATGGCCAGGTGCAGCAGCGGGACTGGAGCGCCTACGGCCTGGCCGGCATGGCGCAATTGCCGGATGCGGTGGAAGTCGTGGTGATCGCGGACAATGACCGACCGCCCGCCGGTGCCAGTTTCCTGGCCATGCCGACCGCCGCACCAGCGCTCGCCAACGCGGTCTTCCGCGCCACCGCGGTACGCGTCCGCCGGCTGCCGCTGATGAAGGAGCTGCTGCGGCTGCTCTGA